The proteins below come from a single Serratia fonticola genomic window:
- the cysH gene encoding phosphoadenosine phosphosulfate reductase, whose translation MAELDLAALNALPKSGQALALAVVNGQLEQLSAQERVAWALEHLPGEFVLSSSFGIQAAVCLHLVTRIKPDIPVILTDTGYLFPETYQFIDQLADQLNLNLQVFRAEHSPAWQEARYGKLWEQGVEGIEQYNQINKVEPMNRALETLGAQTWFAGLRREQSGSRANLPVLAVQRGVFKILPIIDWDNRQIYQYLTEHGLSYHPLWDQGYLSVGDTHTTRKWEEGMSEEETRFFGLKRECGLHEG comes from the coding sequence ATGGCTGAATTGGATCTGGCGGCGCTGAACGCGTTACCGAAGTCCGGGCAGGCGCTGGCCCTGGCGGTCGTCAACGGCCAGTTGGAGCAGCTTTCGGCACAGGAGAGGGTTGCCTGGGCGCTGGAACATCTGCCGGGGGAGTTTGTGCTTTCCTCCAGCTTTGGTATTCAGGCGGCGGTGTGTCTGCATCTGGTCACGCGCATCAAGCCGGATATCCCGGTGATCCTGACCGATACCGGCTACCTGTTCCCGGAAACCTACCAGTTTATCGACCAATTGGCCGACCAACTGAACCTGAACCTGCAGGTATTCCGCGCCGAGCATTCACCGGCCTGGCAAGAGGCGCGCTACGGCAAGCTGTGGGAGCAGGGCGTTGAGGGCATTGAGCAGTACAACCAAATCAACAAAGTTGAGCCGATGAACCGCGCGCTGGAAACTCTAGGTGCGCAAACCTGGTTTGCTGGTCTGCGCCGTGAGCAATCGGGCAGCCGTGCCAATCTGCCGGTGCTGGCGGTGCAGCGTGGGGTATTCAAGATCCTGCCGATCATCGACTGGGATAACCGCCAGATTTACCAATATCTCACCGAGCATGGGCTGAGCTACCACCCGCTGTGGGATCAGGGCTACCTGTCGGTGGGCGATACCCATACCACCCGTAAATGGGAGGAAGGCATGAGCGAGGAAGAAACCCGC